A stretch of the Elephas maximus indicus isolate mEleMax1 chromosome 3, mEleMax1 primary haplotype, whole genome shotgun sequence genome encodes the following:
- the FEM1A gene encoding protein fem-1 homolog A gives MDLHTAVYNAARDGKLQLLQKLLSGRSREELEELTGEVATGGTPLLIAARYGHLDVVEYLVDRCGASVEAGGSVHFDGETIEGAPPLWAASAAGHLDVVRSLLRRGASVNRTTRTNSTPLRAACFDGHLEVVRYLVGEHQADLEVANRHGHTCLMISCYKGHREIARYLLEQGAQVNRRSAKGNTALHDCAESGSLEILQLLLGCNARMERDGYGMTPLLAASVTGHTNIVEYLIQEQPGQEQAAGAAEEARPGLPHKGPSSTSRGYLQPQGAHCASACPEEALNGDSYESCCPTSREAAVEALELLGATYVDKKRDLLGALKHWRRAMELRHQGGEYLPKPEPQQLVLAYDCSREVNTTEELEALITDPDEMRMQALLIRERILGPSHPDTSYYIRYRGAVYADSGNFERCIRLWKYALDMQQNNLEPLSPMTASSFLSFAELFSYVLQDRAAKGSLGTQIGFADLMGVLSKGVREVERALQLPKEPGDSAQFTKALAIILHLLYLLEKVECTPEQEHLKHQTVYRLLKCAPRGKNGFTPLHMAVDKDTTNVGRYPVGRFPSLQVVKVLLGCGADPDSRDFDNNTPLHIAAQNNCPAIMTALIDAGAHMDATNAFKKTAYELLDEKLLAKSTMQPFNYVTLQCLAARALDKNKIPYKGFIPEELEAFIELH, from the coding sequence ATGGACCTCCACACCGCCGTGTACAATGCCGCCCGCGACGGCAAGCTGCAGCTGCTTCAGAAGCTGCTTAGCGGCCGGAGCCGGGAGGAGCTGGAGGAGCTGACGGGCGAGGTGGCCACCGGGGGGACGCCGCTGCTCATCGCCGCCCGCTACGGCCACCTGGACGTGGTGGAGTACCTGGTGGACCGGTGCGGCGCGAGCGTGGAGGCCGGCGGCTCGGTGCACTTCGATGGCGAGACCATCGAGGGAGCGCCGCCGCTGTGGGCCGCCTCGGCCGCCGGCCACCTGGACGTGGTGCGCAGCCTGTTGCGCCGCGGGGCCTCGGTGAACCGCACCACGCGCACCAACTCGACGCCCCTGCGCGCCGCCTGCTTCGACGGGCACCTCGAGGTGGTGCGCTACCTGGTGGGCGAGCACCAGGCTGACCTGGAGGTGGCCAACCGGCACGGCCACACGTGCCTCATGATCTCCTGCTACAAGGGCCACCGTGAGATCGCCCGCTACCTTCTGGAGCAGGGCGCCCAGGTGAACCGGCGCAGCGCCAAAGGCAACACGGCGCTGCACGACTGCGCCGAGTCCGGCAGCCTGGAGATCCTGCAGCTGCTGCTGGGCTGCAACGCCCGCATGGAGCGCGACGGCTACGGCATGACGCCGCTGCTGGCGGCCAGCGTGACGGGCCACACCAACATCGTGGAGTACCTCATCCAGGAGCAGCCTGGCCAGGAACAGGCTGCTGGGGCTGCAGAAGAGGCCAGGCCGGGGCTGCCCCACAAAGGCCCCTCCTCCACCAGCCGCGGGTACCTGCAGCCCCAGGGCGCCCATTGCGCCAGCGCCTGCCCGGAGGAAGCACTTAATGGTGATTCCTATGAAAGCTGCTGCCCCACGAGCCGGGAAGCGGCGGTGGAAGCTTTGGAATTGCTGGGAGCCACCTATGTGGATAAGAAACGGGATCTGCTGGGCGCCCTCAAGCACTGGAGACGTGCTATGGAGCTGCGTCACCAGGGGGGTGAGTACCTGCCCAAGCCGGAGCCCCAGCAGCTGGTCCTGGCCTATGACTGTTCCAGGGAGGTGAACACCACCGAGGAGCTGGAAGCACTCATCACAGACCCGGATGAGATGCGCATGCAGGCGCTGCTGATCCGCGAGCGCATCCTTGGCCCCTCTCACCCGGACACTTCCTACTACATCCGCTACCGGGGCGCCGTGTACGCCGACTCTGGCAACTTCGAGCGCTGCATCCGCCTCTGGAAGTACGCCCTGGACATGCAGCAGAACAACCTGGAGCCCCTGAGTCCCATGACCGCCAGCAGCTTCCTCTCCTTCGCCGAACTCTTCTCCTACGTCCTGCAGGACCGGGCCGCCAAGGGGAGCCTGGGCACCCAGATCGGCTTTGCAGACCTCATGGGCGTGCTCAGCAAAGGAGTCAGGGAGGTGGAACGGGCCCTGCAGCTGCCCAAGGAGCCGGGAGACTCAGCACAGTTCACCAAGGCCCTGGCCATCATTCTCCATCTGCTTTACCTGCTGGAGAAAGTAGAGTGCACCCCCGAGCAGGAGCACCTGAAGCACCAGACCGTGTACCGGCTGCTCAAGTGTGCCCCCCGCGGCAAGAACGGCTTCACTCCTCTGCACATGGCTGTGGACAAGGACACCACGAACGTGGGCCGCTACCCGGTGGGCCGATTTCCCTCCCTCCAGGTGGTCAAAGTGCTGCTGGGCTGCGGGGCTGACCCTGACAGCAGGGACTTTGACAACAACACACCGTTGCACATTGCCGCCCAGAACAACTGCCCGGCCATCATGACCGCCCTCATAGACGCAGGGGCCCACATGGATGCCACCAATGCCTTCAAGAAGACCGCCTACGAGCTGCTGGACGAGAAGCTCCTGGCCAAGAGCACCATGCAGCCCTTCAACTACGTGACCCTCCAGTGCCTGGCCGCCCGAGCCCTGGATAAAAACAAGATCCCGTACAAGGGCTTCATCCCTGAAGAGCTAGAGGCTTTCATTGAGTTGCACTGA